The Coregonus clupeaformis isolate EN_2021a chromosome 13, ASM2061545v1, whole genome shotgun sequence genome includes a region encoding these proteins:
- the tpst1l gene encoding tyrosylprotein sulfotransferase 1, like has protein sequence MRGQKVSMLLGCALLCSASLLYLGLSGIDCPRPDHAHHHTWADAHQGSTNQSQASSIYYGEDTPLIFIGGFPRSGTTLMRAMLDAHDAVRCGEETRVIPRLLAMRATWSRSARERVRLDEAGVTDQVLDSAVRAFLLEVIIGHGEPAARLCNKDPFALKSLSYLARIFPQAKFVLMLRDGRATVHSMISRKVTISGFDLTSYRDCLTKWSRAVEGMYSQCQGAPEGSCLPVRYEQLVLHPEEEMRKLLSFLGLPWDPAVLHHEDLIGKAGGVSLSKVERSSDQVVNPVNTDALSKWVGHIPSDVLREMDDIAPMLARLGYDPLANPPNYGRPDPILPHNNYTLLQRTPETPHPS, from the exons ATGAGGGGACAGAAGGTGAGCATGTTATTGGGCTGTGCTCTCCTCTGCTCCGCCTCTCTCCTGTACCTGGGCCTGAGTGGCATCGACTGCCCTCGCCCCGACCACGCCCACCACCATACCTGGGCAGACGCCCACCAGGGCTCCACCAATCAGAGCCAAGCATCTTCCATTTACTATGGCGAGGACACACCCCTCATTTTCATTGGTGGGTTCCCTCGGAGCGGCACCACGCTGATGCGGGCCATGCTGGACGCCCACGATGCAGTGCGTTGCGGGGAGGAGACACGGGTGATCCCGCGTCTCCTTGCCATGCGTGCCACCTGGAGTCGCTCGGCCAGAGAGCGGGTCAGACTGGACGAGGCCGGGGTCACCGACCAGGTGTTGGACTCAGCAGTGCGGGCGTTCCTACTGGAG GTAATAATAGGTCACGGGGAGCCAGCAGCCAGGCTGTGTAACAAGGATCCATTTGCTCTGAAGTCTCTGTCCTACCTGGCCCGTATTTTCCCCCAGGCCAAGTTTGTCCTCATGCTACGGGATGGAAGGGCTACCGTCCACTCCATGATCTCACGCAAG GTGACCATCTCTGGTTTTGACCTGACTAGTTACAGGGACTGTCTAACTAAGTGGAGCCGTGCAGTGGAGGGCATGTACTCCCAGTGCCAGGGGGCGCCAGAGGGCAGCTGTCTGCCTGTGCGCTACGAGCAGCTGGTACTGCACCCAGAGGAAGAGATGAGGAAGCTGCTGAGCTTCCTGGGGTTGCCATGGGACCCGGCCGTGCTACACCACGAAGACCTCATCGGCAAGGCCGGCGGAGTGTCGCTGTCcaa AGTGGAGCGGTCCTCAGACCAGGTCGTGAACCCTGTAAACACAGACGCCCTGTCAAAGTGGGTGGGTCACATCCCCTCTGATGTGCTGCGTGAGATGGACGACATCGCCCCCATGCTGGCCCGCCTCGGCTACGACCCCTTAGCCAACCCCCCAAACTACGGCCGGCCAGACCCCATCCTACCCCACAACAACTACACACTG